AAGCTGGCAAAGCCTGGGCAGCGGGCCCTCCAGCGCTGCCGAGCTTGCACGTTGAGCACCTGTGTGATGTAGTAGGGCACATAGGAACTGGCATAGAGGGCCAGGCTGCTGGCCACCAGCGCTGCCACACGCAGCTTCTCGGCAGCAGTCATGCCGTGGCTGCGCAGCACGGCCCATCCGAGGGCACTGTAGGCTGTCAGGGTGAGCAGCAGCGGCACGCCGCAGCCCAGGACCGCCAGCACCAAGGTGTAGGCTCTGTAGGCCTCGAGGCGGAGGTCATCTGCCATCCCCAGGCACTTGGTGCAGGCCTCAGGCCTCTCTGTGACACAGCTGCCTTCCCTCTGTGGCCTTTTCAGGTGCGAGAAGCTGAGCGTGGGTGCAGCCAACAGGGCTGCCAGTGCCCAGCCAGCGGCACTGACGGCCCAGGCGTGCTTGGGCCGCCAGCTGCTGCGGGTGAAGAAGGGGTGGACGATGCCCAGGTAGCGGTTTAGGCTGATGCAGGTGACGAAGATGACGCTGCCCAGCAGGTTGCAGGTGAAGAGGAAGCGCTCCAGGCGGCACGTGAACTCCCCGTACTGCCAGTTCTTGGGCGGGTAGAAGTAGGCAGCCAGCGGGAGCAGCGTCAGGGCATAGAGCAGGTCGCTGATGGCCAGCTGGGCTGAGAAGACCACGGCGGGGTGCCACGGGCGCTGCTCCCGCGTCACAAAGCGGTAGAAGGCCAGGCCGTTGCTGGCCACAGCCACCAGGAACTCAACTACCAGCATGGGGCACAGAAAGGCTGCCTGGAAACGGCTGAACTCACGGTCAATTTCTACTGAGAAGTTGGCTGAGCAGGTCAGAGCACCTGTGGGCAGACGGTCCCCAAGTGAGCGCAGTTCCTCCTCACATGGCTCGAGACCTTCagagcatctactctgtgcctGGTCACAGGCGCCCTCTGGGGGCACATGCTCCTGTCCTTTCTGAGCCCGGGAGGGGGCACCAGCCACAGCAACTCTAGGGTGCGAAATCCGGCCCAGAAAGGTCAGAAGCGCAGAGTGCTTTCCTGTGGTAATTACTAGGCTTGTCTGCGTCCTTGAACCCTCaggaagatgggggaaggggATCACTGCCTTCACAGGATGCATATAACCCAGCAGTGACAACCCGgaatgggtggggtgggggttcaTGAAGGGGAGTCCCCTGCTGCAACTTTCAGAAACCATCACTTCCTCAGCACCATCAGAGGCAAGGCCTCCCAGCTCCCGACTTCACCCCCCATATCTCTTCTCCTCCCAGACGGTGCCCAGAGTCAGGTCGGTGCCCAGAGTCAGGTCGCATTCCTTGGCCTCGCACCTCCCTCCTCGCTGGCAGAAAAGGGCAATGTTCATGACTCCCAGAGGGGCCCCAGGAGGGAACCCTGCCTCTCACCCGCTCACTCTCCTTTCAGGCTGTGACTCACTCCCTACAGTCCTTCCCACACCGGCTTTCTGGCTGTTCCTTAAGGCACATTccgcctcagggcctttgcacattctCTTTCCCTGAGTCACCAGCCCCCACTCGACCTCCTCCTGGTCTCCGGCCCTGAGAGGCCCATTCTGACCCCTCTAACAGCACGAGGCCACCCAGTCCCCTTATTCTGCAAAGCCTGTGTGTCCATCTCCAAGAGAACATCTCCTGAGGGCAGGGAGTGCCCTGCCGCTGGTGTCCTGGTGCCCAGAGTAAGGCCTGGGACGCAGCAGTGTGCAAGAGCAGATCTGCACGGACCCCCTTCTCTGTACCAACTCCGCCTCGGCTTCAGGTGGACTGCCTGCGCCCGGTCTGCCAGCAGGCTCCAGATGCCCGTGCCCTTCCCCCGCCCCAGACTGCTTCCCTGACCACACTTCTGCCTCCCCATCCCATCTCTGCTCTGGGAGGAAGTCCCCGTCCAGACACGATTAACTcactcccctccacctcctcggAGCCAGCCCCCTCGGTCCTGAGCTGAACCGCAGGGCCCAGGACACCTGCCTGGCCCAACCGACCCAGCAGCGTTCGCTCCTCACCTGAAGTGGTGGCGGCCATGGCCCGCACGCCCTGCCTCTAGGTTCACGGCCCACGCTGTGCTAGTGCCAGAGCCCAGTGTTACCAGCACTGGCTcgcccctcccttccctgcagctccaccctccttccctcccaccagcAGCCCCACCCACAGCCTGTACAGGCGTCGGCTGCCTCACTCCCCCGCCCTCGCCGCCACCCTGGGGTTTCCTTCCTCTTCACATCTCGCTCTCCAGGGCCAACCAGTTACAGGCTTGCAAGTAACCCtgggcaggggtgctggggaggcCCAGGACCAGTTCTGCCCAGCACCTTCACCTGTGAAAGCGGCCCTGCACTTCCACTACTCAGCATGGGGGAAGGGACGCTAGGTTAGGGGCAGAACCCAGTCCAATTCCCGAGCCTCTCTGGGCTTTGCACCACAGGACTCGCGATCTCCCCGTTCCAAATACAGACTCAGACTTAGGTCGGGGAAACTGCTCCTTTATGAAAGGAAACCAAGGgctgctcctggagacccaggtggAAGTCCAAAGCAGGTCTTTGGGCCCCAATTTGGGGCATTCCATCCACTGCTCCAGCTTGGCCTCAGACTACTTTCTTAGGTGGTCGAGCTTGGCCTCGCCTGCGGTCCCGGACAGCTCCTCTCCGTCCCAGCTTGGCCTGGTCCCGCTGGGGCTTGCCCTTGGCCTTTGAAGGCCTGTGGTAAGTGCCTCCATCTGGCCTCCGCTCTTTTCCTCGTGGCTTCTTGCCTGGGGGCCCGGTGAACTGTCCGCGTTTGGCTGCTTTCGGGAACATGTCTGTGGGGAAGAGACTGTGTCGAGGCCACCAGGGCAAAGACAAGCCCAAGGTGCCTGGCTGCAGTAATCCCCTGCCACATACCCTCATCGGgctcctctcccactgcctggcGGAAATACTCAGCTtcgtcctcctcttcctcctgctggcCAGCCCCCTCTGTCTCCGGGGGGGCACCAGGGTCCTCAGCATCGCTATCCCCGCTGGCCTCTGCCCGCGTCCGCTTCATGCCTGCCAGGCTCTTCTTCCTGGAAAGGGGTGCCAGTGAGGGGGGCAGCCTGCACCTGCAACCCTGCCTCACCCACACAGCCCACGGCCACACACTTGTGTGCCTCTCGCTGCTCCCGCTTGCGCTGGACGTTCTGAGCCTGCTGGTCCTGCCTCTGGGCCTTCAGCCGCAGCTTCTCCTCCTTGGCTGCCAGGATGGCCTGCAGCTCCTCCTCGGTCTTGTGCACTGAGGAAGATGACACAGGTCACCGAGACCCAAGTGTATTTTGAGACCCACCTGCAAGGGCCTTAGACCTCCAGCCCATGGTTCCCCAGCCCCATCCTCACCGAAACTGTGGAACAGCACGTTCCCCTCTCCCACACCCTCCTGGATCTTGATGAGCTGCAGCGTCATCCGAGGCCCAATCTGGAGAAACAAGGGCAAAAAGTCAGTTCTTCCTCAGAGCTGGGGGCTGCCAGAGGAGTCACTTCTGCCACTGGGCCTGCCCCAGGGCTGGGCCTCACCTCTGTGAGCCGCACAGCGCTTTGCTGTGCCCGCATGTTGCCACGCCCTGCGACAGCCTGGGGCAGCTCAGTGATGTTGTGCTCACCATCAGGCTCTGCCTCACTCTCGGACAGCCCAGCGCCCCTGTGCAGAGGACACACCAAGGTCAGCGGGGGATCTCAGGCTCCTAAAACAGCTCCAGGGTACCCAGGACTTCAGTGATCTCCCACCCAGTGCACTCCTTACGTAGCCAACAGCTCGCTGATGTCCTGCAGACGGCTCATGTTGGGAAACTTCTCCTGCAGAAGCTTCTTCATCCCTCGACTTGCACCCACTGGAACAACTTTGATGCTACTGCAGGAGCCAGGGCGTGAGAAGGGTGTTAGAAGTTGTGAGACTGGAGGTCAGCTCTGCCTACCCATTCCCACAGTGCGTCAGAGCGTTTACTTTGAGACTGAGCAATCACAGACCCTCAGCTGGAACACTGTCATCAGCCGCACATGAAAGtcacccctcctccacccccaccacctcccaaTACTCACTAATGACGGAAATCTAGCTCCTGGGAGTCGGGATTGTAGTTGATGAGAAGGCAGCGCTTGATGGTGTTTAGGTTCACCTGGAAGGAAGAGGTGGGGCAAAGCACCACATGAACCACCCACAGACTTCCCTGTGTGGAGCCACACCAAGCCCACGGCTATACTCCAGAAATCTCCCAGCAAGGGGGTGTGGGGTGCTGCTAGCACTGTGGGGACTCATGGGCTGGTTCAGGCACTGGCTAGAAATCCTGGTTCTTAGGCCCACTGAAGCGGTCTACACCAGACTCCCCGATGATTGGCACCTAACAGCCTAATTTGAGACCTGCTAGTGCTGGGGGTTAGGAGctggggctctggagccagacaagTTAAAATATCCAGTCCTGCTCCCTGTAACTGACATCAAACTACAATTCActtctgtctgcctgtctctctgtctacaAAATGGAGTCACAACACCTGCCACACTTCAGAAATAAAGGACCATCAGCATCATTTTCTGTCCTCCAAAGAGTAAtgcaactccttttttttttttttttttttttttgagtaatgcAACTCCTAAAAGAGTCTCTTACCCTAGAATCACAGAACACATGAGTGAAACTGGACCTCAGAACCCGGAGCTCTCAGCCTCAGTGCCAAGAGGTGAGGACTGAACAAACAACCCAAGGGCCTATGTGTGGTACCTATTGTCCCAGATGCCCCGTCCACCCTCATCTCCCACCACACCAGGCCCATCCCACCTTATGCACATTGATGGAGGGAAACAGGTTCTGGAACATGGTGGCCATGAGCTTCACGTGCATGCCATGGGGGCCGAAACTGTTGAGCACcaggagaggtgggtgggcaaACTGCTGTTCATGCATGCGGTGTCGGCGCAACGAGGAGACTACATCTCGCACTAACGTATACTGCAGGACAGGGTGGGAAGTGGGTGCCTGGCAGCCACATGTGGTCGGCACCACCCCAAACCCATCCCCTACCCAACACCCCCCCTACCATCTCCAATCCATACCTTGTTGATCCGGAAGGTCAAGGTGGGGCCTCCTGGGAGGCGCATCAGCTTCTACAGAAAAAAAGAGTTGGTGAAGAGTGGAGGCATCCAGCTagggggggcagggagtgggaacCTCTGCTCCATCTCTTCAGAGCGTTTACTTTGAAGCCAGAATCATGGCAGCTCAGAGGCATATGGGTTCATCATGAGAGCTGGGAGAGCAGGAGGTCAGGGAGAAAATCAGGGCTTCCCAGGTATTAACTCACAAAGTAGATGTTCGTTTCTGTTTTACTCAAGATCAGGAAATGGGTGACCCCAAGAGGCCCGGCCACTGCCACACAATCCTTCAGGGTGTTTTTCTTTCGTATCTGGGAATTGCAAAAAACAAATAGGATGGATCATGAACAGAAAGACTACAAGCTGAGGCTGTTATGACCTTTCTTGCATTTAATTTCtccaagaaagagaagagagtgaAACGCTCCCGACCTCTAAAGCTAATCAGGCTTGAATTTATCCGTTGAACACTGCATCGCCCAATCTGCAGATGAGGCGACTGATCCCTGAGACGTTAACTAGCTTCCTCCAGGCCTTTGAGAGAGGCCAAGTTTCCACCCTAGCTTTGCTAGCTCGAGGCCCCTAACCACCAGCCCTAGGCGTGCAGCCAAGCCCCCAGCGGAGTGCGTTCATCTGCGCGCGCTCTCGCTGCTGCCCCACAAATCCCTGAGCCGCAGGGACGCTGCTCCCCGTAAGGGTCCCTTTCTCGAGCCAAGGAGACTGGAGCCACTCCGCGGCCGCCAAGACAGGGCCCATGGCTGACGGAGGCGCGCCGGGTGACGCAGACCTGCAGGCGGGTGGCGGTCAGCGGCTCCATGACCCGGCGCAGATCCAGGCTGAGCTGCCGGACGCCGCGACCCGCGCGGCCCCGAGCGAACACGAACGAGTGCGGCTGCGCGGCGTAGGCCTCGAGGTTGCGGAGCTGCGCCTGGGCGCGCGCACGCTTCTGGTGCCGGGACTGCGGGGGCGAAAGGAGAGCGGTCAACGCCAcggcccccccccccgtcccctcGGCCCCCTCGCGCCTCGCCCCCCAGTCCCGGCCGCCGCGCCTCACCCGCCCGGACTGCCCCATGCCGCCGGCCCCTCCAGCTGCACCCTTCCGCCTGCTGCTTCCGGCGCCGCGCCGCTCACTTCCGGCGCCGGCGAGGAGGTCACGTGAGGCGGCACGCGCGGCGGCGTCACCGGGCGGGCATGCGCACCAGGTGGCGGCGGGCAGCACTCCTTGGAGGAGTTGCTATGGAGACACCTGGTGCTTGTTTCTACGGCAACCGGGAGGGGCTGGGGTGTCAGGGGAGCAGCGCGGGCTTCTGAGAAAGGAACCGTGGGTTCGAATCCTGCCTCGACGCATGACTGCGGCTGGGCGAATATGAGAGCCGCTTGATCCGCGCCAGGGCCCCCGCAAGCATCCCAAAGCGAGGATGGTGATCGTTTCCCCTCTGACCCGCgaatttaaaaagatgatgtATGCACAACGCTTGGCGCACCAGCACCAGGCACTTGGGGGAGCACCCGAGAAAAGGGCAGAGCA
The nucleotide sequence above comes from Canis aureus isolate CA01 chromosome 19, VMU_Caureus_v.1.0, whole genome shotgun sequence. Encoded proteins:
- the P2RY11 gene encoding P2Y purinoceptor 11 isoform X2: MGQSGRSRHQKRARAQAQLRNLEAYAAQPHSFVFARGRAGRGVRQLSLDLRRVMEPLTATRLQIRKKNTLKDCVAVAGPLGVTHFLILSKTETNIYFKLMRLPGGPTLTFRINKYTLVRDVVSSLRRHRMHEQQFAHPPLLVLNSFGPHGMHVKLMATMFQNLFPSINVHKVNLNTIKRCLLINYNPDSQELDFRHYSIKVVPVGASRGMKKLLQEKFPNMSRLQDISELLATGAGLSESEAEPDGEHNITELPQAVAGRGNMRAQQSAVRLTEIGPRMTLQLIKIQEGVGEGNVLFHSFVHKTEEELQAILAAKEEKLRLKAQRQDQQAQNVQRKREQREAHKKKSLAGMKRTRAEASGDSDAEDPGAPPETEGAGQQEEEEDEAEYFRQAVGEEPDEDMFPKAAKRGQFTGPPGKKPRGKERRPDGGALTCSANFSVEIDREFSRFQAAFLCPMLVVEFLVAVASNGLAFYRFVTREQRPWHPAVVFSAQLAISDLLYALTLLPLAAYFYPPKNWQYGEFTCRLERFLFTCNLLGSVIFVTCISLNRYLGIVHPFFTRSSWRPKHAWAVSAAGWALAALLAAPTLSFSHLKRPQREGSCVTERPEACTKCLGMADDLRLEAYRAYTLVLAVLGCGVPLLLTLTAYSALGWAVLRSHGMTAAEKLRVAALVASSLALYASSYVPYYITQVLNVQARQRWRARCPGFASLNEAKAAVDQMTYRTHQIMRGLMPLAICIHPLLYMAVAPSLGCCHQSCCSCSNSQMPEDTGNSGQVLPLNVTATPPKRGALVP
- the P2RY11 gene encoding P2Y purinoceptor 11 isoform X1; the protein is MAATTSGALTCSANFSVEIDREFSRFQAAFLCPMLVVEFLVAVASNGLAFYRFVTREQRPWHPAVVFSAQLAISDLLYALTLLPLAAYFYPPKNWQYGEFTCRLERFLFTCNLLGSVIFVTCISLNRYLGIVHPFFTRSSWRPKHAWAVSAAGWALAALLAAPTLSFSHLKRPQREGSCVTERPEACTKCLGMADDLRLEAYRAYTLVLAVLGCGVPLLLTLTAYSALGWAVLRSHGMTAAEKLRVAALVASSLALYASSYVPYYITQVLNVQARQRWRARCPGFASLNEAKAAVDQMTYRTHQIMRGLMPLAICIHPLLYMAVAPSLGCCHQSCCSCSNSQMPEDTGNSGQVLPLNVTATPPKRGALVP